In Candidatus Sodalis pierantonius str. SOPE, one DNA window encodes the following:
- a CDS encoding GNAT family N-acetyltransferase — protein MDNRAVTLRALAPGDKDDWKFLWRRYLSFYSTIRDDAFYEHTFARLTDNAYPSMCGFVAERGGHLVGIANCILHDHGWYQPAMLYLQDLYVDDHVRGQGIGRRLIEEVYRYADREALADVYWMTQSDNLQAMRLYDKIARKTNFIKYQR, from the coding sequence ATGGATAACCGCGCTGTGACCCTCCGCGCCCTCGCCCCTGGCGATAAGGATGACTGGAAATTCCTGTGGCGTCGCTATCTTAGTTTTTATTCCACTATTCGCGACGATGCGTTCTACGAACACACTTTTGCGCGCCTGACGGATAACGCCTACCCTAGCATGTGTGGCTTCGTCGCCGAACGCGGCGGTCATTTGGTGGGCATCGCCAACTGCATCTTGCACGATCACGGCTGGTATCAGCCGGCGATGCTCTATTTGCAGGATCTGTACGTGGACGATCATGTGCGCGGTCAAGGCATTGGCCGACGCCTCATTGAAGAGGTTTACCGCTATGCCGATCGGGAGGCGCTGGCTGACGTATACTGGATGACGCAAAGCGACAATCTTCAGGCCATGCGTCTTTACGATAAGATCGCCCGTAAAACCAATTTCATAAAATATCAGCGTTAG